The Temnothorax longispinosus isolate EJ_2023e chromosome 12, Tlon_JGU_v1, whole genome shotgun sequence genome includes a window with the following:
- the LOC139822937 gene encoding uncharacterized protein, whose product CDKICISSRNQDFKYFVIGDTQTVIILADSDLYAFITYYNNVGRSIFRIWVQDPIKEKFLWLMNNIGGIGNIQDIWDICTFRTKEELYTACWTAWTADEMNIISIWTEDIAFAKNLAMSLYGDVIFINTYMDFYNGIVLLPFTKIFGKTVHKLCKPDFDDSMKKMSVVKSSVYNLFYDGMWQLPVKGTYWIHDDDRQWANATSDDVNKCINSAEKGFKIWSSKSVACRTQILSKFTSVLEGSGESVLADVVSKGIKFSCVYANSLFYVSQSEGLDVTKIRNPRGVIILKEENEAILFSRLMQILIVGNSVIVICDANSCSLVPYCNMFQISEIPPGVINLLSRKDVKELELSLCGMDYESYAKQFFSEDPDDLEKTYINLTKPKHIIVPFK is encoded by the exons tgtgatAAAATCTGTATCTCTTCTCGTAAtcaagattttaaatattttgttataggAGACACCCAAACAGTAATAATTTTGGCAGATTCTGATTTATATGCGttcattacatattataataatgtcggTAGGTCTATATTTCGTATTTGGGTTCAAGATCCAATAAAAGAGAAGTTTTTATGGCTTATGAATAACATCGGCGGGATCGGAAATATTCAGGATATTTGGGATATTTGTACATTTCGAACGAAGGAAGAGTTATATACAGCCTGCTGGACTGCCTGGACTGCAGATGAAATGAACATAATATCTATATGGACGGAAGATATTGCATTTGCCAAAAACTTGGCGATgtctttatat GGAGatgtgatatttataaatacctACATGGACTTTTACAATGGTATCGTACTCTTGccatttacaaaaatatttggcAAAACGGTGCATAAATTGTGCAAGCCTGATTTTGATGATTCTATGAAAAAGATGAGTGTGGTAAAAAGTTcagtttacaatttattttacgatggTATGTGGCAATTGCCTGTAAAAGGCACATATTGGATACATGATGATGATAGACAGTGGGCAAATGCAACAAG TGACGATGTTAACAAATGCATTAATTCAGCCGAGAAAGGATTCAAAATTTGGAGTAGTAAATCTGTTGCTTGTAGAACGcaaatattatctaaatttaCATCCGTGTTAGAGGGCAGTGG ggaATCTGTATTGGCAGATGTAGTATCAAAAGggataaaattttcatgtgtCTATgcaaattctttattttacgtcTCACAAAGTGAAGGGTTagatgtaacaaaaattcgtAATCCAAGAGGCGTTATTATTTTGAAGGAGGAAAATGAAGCTATTTTATTTAGTCGACtgatgcaaattttaattgttggcAATTCTGTCATTGTGATATGCGATGCAAATTCTTGTAGTTTAGTACCATATTGTAACATGTTTCAGATATCTGAGATACCACCAggtgttataaatttattgtctAGAAAAGATGTAAAGGAGCTAGAATTATCTTTATGCGGGATGGACTACGAAAGCTATGCAAAACAGTTCTTCTCAGAAGATCCCGACGATCTCGAAAAAACTTACATAAACCTTACTAAACCGAAGCATATTATAGTTccttttaaatag